In Melospiza melodia melodia isolate bMelMel2 chromosome 30, bMelMel2.pri, whole genome shotgun sequence, a single window of DNA contains:
- the LOC134430754 gene encoding tRNA N(3)-methylcytidine methyltransferase METTL2-like, translating to MAAPSEAGERRPFGRRLLTDPSRLFQHNAWDNVEWSEEQEASARSKVQENSSQLLPQDKQEEYEVNAKKYWDDFYKIHENGFFKDRHWLFTEFPELAPHRNSSQNGDSVHGFSNKEESKKEGLGSCEICHCSLETRTERQLNLIKSPPGGHTEGLAAQKNSDGHYPGSAASYRILEVGCGAGNTVFPILQTNNDPGLFVYCCDFSTAAVDLVQNNAEYDSSRCFAFVHDLCNDQSPFPMPEESLDIVILIFVLSAILPEKMQCIVTRLSRLLKPGGMILLRDYGRYDLAQLRFKKGQCLSDNFYVRGDGTRVYFFTQDELDHLFTTAGLEKVQNLVDRRLQVNRGKQMTMYRVWIQCKYCKPSTLQP from the exons ATGGCGGCGCCCAGCGAGGCCGGGGAGCGGCGGCCTTTCGGGAGGCGGCTCCTCACCGACCCCTCCCGGCTTTTCCAGCACAACGCCTG GGATAATGTGGAATGGTCAGAAGAGCAGGAAGCCAGTGCCAGGAGTAAAGTTCAAGAAAACAGCTCACAACTATTGCCACAAGACAAACAAG AGGAATATGAGGTGAATGCTAAGAAATACTGGGATGACTTCTATAAAATCCACGAAAACGGCTTCTTCAAGGACAGGCACTGGCTGTTCACTGAATTTCCTGAGCTGGCACCTCACAGGAACTCAAGCCAAAATGGAGATTCTGTACATGGATTTAGTAACAAAGAAGAATCCAAAAAGGAAGGGCTGGGAAGCTGTGAAATTTGCCATTGCTCGTTGGAAACCAGGACAGAGAGACAGTTAAACCTGATAAAAAGCCCACCTGGAGGCCACACGGAGGGGTTGGCTGCACAGAAAAACAGTGATGGGCATTACCCAGGATCAGCTGCATCTTACCGTATATTAGAG gttggctgtggggctgggaataCAGTCTTCCCAATTTTACAAACCAACAA TGACCCAGGCTTGTTCGTTTATTGCTGTGATTTTTCTACAGCAGCTGTGGATCTTGTCCAG AATAATGCAGAATATGATTCTTCTCGCTGCTTTGCATTTGTCCATGACCTGTGCAATGACCAAAGTCCTTTTCCAATGCCAGAGGAGAGTCTTGACATTGTTATTCTTATCTTTGTCCTCTCAGCAATTCTGCCAGAGAA AATGCAGTGCATTGTGACCAGACTGAGTCGCCTTCTGAAACCAGGGGGAATGATCTTGTTGCGAGATTACGGCCGTTATGATCTTGCCCAGCTTCGGTTTAAGAAAG GTCAATGTCTGTCTGATAACTTCTATGTAAGAGGTGATGGCACCAGAGTCTACTTCTTCACACAAG ATGAGTTAGATCATCTGTTCACCACAGCTGGGCTGGAAAAAGTCCAGAATCTGGTTGATCGGCGATTGCAAGTGAACCGTGGGAAGCAGATGACGATGTATCGGGTGTGGATCCAGTGCAAGTACTGCAAACCCAGCACCCTTCAGCCATGA